Proteins encoded within one genomic window of Mycolicibacterium monacense:
- a CDS encoding DUF389 domain-containing protein: MLHLRVIAPPDLSDPVLELLTDNPGVAHLVIHRDAALDPRGDEITADIARESANEVVDGLKALGVKDRGAITLDVVDTVLSVRAYRAEDEAEGDPADAVVWDELAARTREESTLNVTFVAFLTLACLIAAVGVVTDSPVTVVGAMVVGPEFGPLAALAVSLVRRRTHLTRRALAALLIGFPIAMAVTAFGVMAGEGLGWIELASTRDLEEVDFIFQVGPLSLVVALLAGAAGMLSLVSAKSAALVGVFISVTTVPAAGFAVVAATVGDWDIAGESAAQLAINLTGIVAAGVAVLWIRKLADRHHHRPA, encoded by the coding sequence GTGCTGCATCTGCGGGTCATCGCGCCGCCCGACCTGTCTGACCCAGTACTCGAGCTACTGACCGACAACCCCGGTGTCGCACACCTCGTCATCCACCGCGACGCCGCGCTCGACCCGCGCGGCGACGAGATCACCGCCGACATCGCACGCGAATCCGCGAACGAGGTCGTCGACGGGCTCAAGGCGCTCGGTGTCAAGGACCGCGGCGCGATCACCCTCGACGTCGTCGACACCGTGCTGTCGGTGCGCGCCTACCGCGCCGAGGACGAGGCCGAGGGTGACCCCGCCGATGCGGTGGTGTGGGACGAACTCGCCGCGCGCACCCGCGAAGAGTCCACTCTCAACGTGACGTTCGTCGCCTTCCTCACCCTGGCCTGCCTGATCGCCGCGGTCGGCGTCGTCACCGACTCGCCGGTCACCGTGGTCGGCGCCATGGTGGTCGGGCCCGAATTCGGCCCGCTCGCCGCGCTGGCGGTCTCCTTGGTGCGCCGGCGCACACACCTGACACGCCGCGCCCTGGCCGCCCTGCTCATCGGCTTCCCGATAGCGATGGCCGTCACCGCGTTCGGGGTAATGGCCGGGGAGGGGCTCGGCTGGATCGAGCTGGCCAGCACCCGCGACCTCGAGGAGGTCGACTTCATCTTCCAGGTGGGGCCGCTGTCGCTGGTCGTCGCGCTCCTGGCCGGCGCGGCAGGGATGCTGTCCCTGGTCTCGGCGAAGTCCGCCGCACTCGTCGGTGTCTTCATCTCCGTCACCACCGTGCCCGCCGCCGGTTTCGCGGTCGTGGCCGCCACGGTCGGCGACTGGGACATCGCCGGAGAGTCGGCCGCCCAGCTCGCGATCAACCTGACCGGGATCGTCGCCGCAGGCGTCGCGGTGTTGTGGATCCGTAAACTCGCCGACCGCCACCACCACCGGCCGGCCTGA
- a CDS encoding winged helix-turn-helix transcriptional regulator encodes MAVLQGPLADRDAWSAVGQCPIEKTMALLGTKTTMLLMREAFYGTTRFEDFWRRVGVTKAAAAARLSELVDAGLLERRPYQEPGQRRRDEYVLTDTGRDFMPVVWAMFEWGRRHIDDSRLRLTHLGCGEEATVEIRCAAGHEVPAAELGMRLVKRSEA; translated from the coding sequence GTGGCCGTGCTGCAAGGGCCGCTCGCCGACCGCGACGCCTGGTCGGCGGTGGGGCAGTGCCCGATCGAGAAGACGATGGCGCTGCTGGGCACCAAGACGACGATGCTGCTGATGCGCGAGGCCTTCTACGGCACCACCCGCTTCGAGGATTTCTGGCGACGGGTCGGGGTGACCAAGGCCGCCGCGGCGGCGCGTCTGTCCGAACTGGTCGACGCCGGCCTCCTGGAGCGCAGGCCCTATCAGGAACCCGGTCAGCGGCGGCGCGACGAGTACGTGCTGACCGACACCGGCCGTGACTTCATGCCGGTGGTGTGGGCGATGTTCGAGTGGGGCCGGCGCCACATCGACGACAGCCGGCTGCGGTTGACCCACCTCGGGTGCGGTGAGGAGGCGACCGTGGAGATCCGCTGCGCGGCCGGCCACGAGGTGCCCGCCGCCGAACTCGGTATGCGACTCGTCAAGCGAAGCGAGGCGTGA
- a CDS encoding transglutaminase family protein — translation MGIKVALEHRTSYTFDRLVEVHPHVIRLRPAPHSRTPIEAYSLTIEPDDHFVNWQQDAFGNFLARVVFPTRTRQLTITVGLIADLKVINPFDFFIEEYAERIGFAYPRALAEDLKPYLKPVDEFGDGSGPGDLVQAWVKNFTVAPGTSTIEFLVALNRAINADVGYSVRLEPGVHTPDHTLRVGIGSCRDSAWLLVSILRQLGLAARFVSGYLVQLTSDVQALDGPSGPAADFTDLHAWTEVYIPGAGWIGLDPTSGLFAGEGHIPLSATPHPDSAAPITGATEPCESTLDFANLVTRVHEDPRVTLPYTETAWDAVCALGARVDDRLTKGDVRLTVGGEPTFVSVDNRTDPEWTTAADGPHKRERASALAAGLKTVWAPQGLVQRGQGKWYPGEPLPRWQIGLYWRTDGAPLWTDASLLADPWGAETHTVDDDAARRLLAAVAAGLGLPGTQVRSAFEDPLSRLAAAARRPAGEPVAPDDDLADDTARARADLLARLDTSVTEPAAFVLPLHRRDDDSAWASADWRLRRGRIVLLDGDSPAGLRLPLDAISWQPPRPGYPADPLARRGALASVADAAEQTDAEVEDADSLPTTAMVTEVRDRVLYVFLPPTEELEHFVDLVGRIETAASAIGCPVVIEGYPPPADPRLTSVTITPDPGVIEVNVAPTASFAEQRTQLETLYEQARLARLTTEQFDVDGTHGGTGGGNHITLGGPTPADSPLLRRPDLLVSMLTYWQRHPALSYLFAGRFIGTTSQAPRVDEGRSEALYELEIAFAEIARLCGGSGPKRASAWVTDRALRHLLTDITGNTHRAEFCIDKLYSPDSARGRLGLLELRGFEMPPHFQMAMVQSLLVRALVAWFWDEPLRAPLIRHGANLHGRYLLPHFLIHDIADVAADLRAHDIHFDTSWLDPFTEFRFPRIGAAVFDGVEIELRGAIEPWNVLGEQATAGGTARYVDSSVERLQVRLIGADRHRYLVTCNGHPIPMLATDNPDIQVGGVRYRAWQPPSALHPTITVDGPLRFELVDTAGGVSRGGCTYHVAHPGGRSYDTPPVNAVEAESRRGRRFEATGFTPGRIDLSDLREKQARQSTDLGAPGILDLRRVRTVLR, via the coding sequence ATGGGCATCAAGGTGGCGCTGGAGCATCGCACCAGCTACACGTTCGACCGGCTGGTGGAAGTGCACCCGCACGTCATCCGGCTGCGTCCGGCGCCGCACTCCCGAACGCCCATCGAGGCGTACTCGCTGACCATCGAGCCCGATGACCACTTCGTCAACTGGCAGCAGGACGCCTTCGGCAATTTCCTTGCCCGCGTAGTGTTTCCGACGCGCACCCGGCAGCTCACGATCACCGTCGGCCTGATCGCCGACCTGAAGGTGATCAACCCGTTCGACTTCTTCATCGAGGAGTACGCCGAGCGGATCGGATTCGCCTACCCCAGGGCGCTGGCCGAGGATCTCAAACCGTATCTGAAACCGGTCGACGAGTTCGGCGACGGATCCGGGCCCGGAGACCTCGTGCAGGCGTGGGTGAAGAACTTCACCGTCGCGCCCGGCACCAGCACCATCGAGTTCCTGGTCGCCCTCAACCGCGCGATCAACGCCGACGTCGGCTACAGCGTCCGCCTCGAACCCGGGGTGCACACCCCCGATCACACGCTGCGCGTCGGCATCGGCTCGTGCCGCGACTCGGCCTGGCTGTTGGTGTCGATCCTGCGCCAACTCGGGCTGGCGGCCCGGTTCGTGTCCGGCTACCTCGTCCAGCTCACCTCCGACGTGCAAGCGCTCGACGGCCCGTCCGGACCGGCCGCCGACTTCACCGATCTGCACGCGTGGACGGAGGTCTACATCCCCGGCGCCGGGTGGATCGGCCTGGACCCCACCTCGGGGCTCTTCGCCGGTGAGGGACACATCCCGCTCTCGGCGACCCCGCACCCCGACTCGGCCGCACCGATCACCGGTGCCACCGAACCGTGTGAGAGCACACTGGACTTCGCCAACCTCGTCACCCGTGTCCACGAGGATCCGCGCGTCACGCTGCCCTACACCGAGACCGCGTGGGACGCCGTCTGCGCGCTGGGCGCCCGGGTCGACGACCGGCTGACCAAGGGCGATGTCCGTCTCACCGTCGGCGGGGAGCCGACATTCGTGTCGGTCGACAACCGCACCGACCCCGAATGGACCACGGCGGCCGACGGTCCACACAAGCGGGAGCGGGCCTCGGCGCTGGCCGCCGGGCTCAAGACGGTGTGGGCGCCGCAGGGGTTGGTGCAGCGCGGCCAGGGCAAGTGGTATCCCGGAGAACCGTTGCCGCGCTGGCAGATCGGCCTGTACTGGCGCACCGACGGGGCACCGCTGTGGACCGACGCGTCGCTGCTGGCCGATCCGTGGGGCGCCGAGACGCACACCGTGGACGACGACGCCGCGCGGCGACTGCTCGCCGCCGTCGCGGCCGGCCTCGGGCTCCCCGGCACACAGGTCCGGTCGGCGTTCGAGGATCCGCTGAGCCGGTTGGCTGCCGCGGCCCGCCGCCCCGCCGGGGAGCCCGTCGCCCCCGACGACGATCTCGCCGACGACACCGCCCGGGCCCGCGCGGACCTGCTGGCCCGGCTCGACACCAGCGTCACCGAACCGGCCGCGTTCGTGCTGCCGCTGCACCGCCGCGACGACGACTCGGCATGGGCCAGCGCCGACTGGCGGCTGCGCCGGGGCCGCATCGTGCTCCTGGACGGCGATTCACCCGCCGGGCTGCGGCTGCCGCTCGACGCGATCAGCTGGCAGCCACCGCGACCCGGCTATCCCGCCGACCCGCTGGCCCGGCGCGGTGCGCTCGCCTCCGTTGCGGACGCTGCCGAGCAGACCGACGCCGAGGTCGAGGATGCCGACTCGCTGCCGACGACGGCGATGGTCACCGAGGTGCGAGACCGGGTGCTCTACGTATTCCTGCCGCCCACAGAGGAACTCGAACATTTCGTCGACCTCGTCGGCCGGATCGAGACCGCCGCGTCGGCGATCGGCTGCCCGGTGGTCATCGAGGGCTACCCGCCGCCCGCCGACCCGCGCCTGACGTCGGTGACGATCACACCCGACCCGGGGGTCATCGAGGTCAACGTGGCCCCGACCGCCAGCTTCGCCGAACAGCGGACCCAGCTCGAGACGCTCTACGAACAGGCGCGGCTGGCCCGCCTGACCACCGAACAGTTCGACGTCGACGGCACCCACGGCGGCACCGGCGGGGGCAACCACATCACGCTCGGCGGTCCGACGCCCGCGGACTCACCGCTGTTGCGCCGCCCCGACCTGCTGGTGTCGATGCTCACTTACTGGCAGCGCCACCCCGCGCTGTCCTATCTGTTCGCCGGCCGGTTCATCGGCACCACGTCGCAGGCGCCGCGGGTCGACGAAGGCCGGTCCGAGGCGCTCTACGAACTCGAGATCGCGTTCGCCGAGATCGCCCGGCTCTGTGGTGGCTCCGGGCCCAAGCGAGCCAGCGCGTGGGTCACCGACAGGGCTCTTCGCCACCTCCTCACCGACATCACCGGCAACACCCACCGCGCCGAGTTCTGCATCGACAAGCTCTACAGCCCCGACAGCGCCAGGGGGCGGCTCGGCCTGTTGGAGCTGCGGGGCTTCGAGATGCCGCCACACTTCCAGATGGCGATGGTGCAGTCGCTGCTCGTGCGCGCCCTGGTGGCATGGTTCTGGGACGAGCCGCTTCGTGCGCCGCTGATCCGCCACGGGGCCAATCTGCACGGCCGATACCTGTTGCCGCACTTCCTCATCCACGACATCGCCGATGTCGCGGCCGACCTGCGCGCCCACGACATCCACTTCGACACCAGCTGGCTGGACCCGTTCACCGAGTTCCGCTTCCCCCGCATCGGCGCTGCCGTGTTCGACGGTGTGGAGATCGAACTGCGCGGCGCCATCGAGCCGTGGAACGTCCTCGGTGAACAGGCCACCGCGGGTGGCACGGCCCGGTACGTCGACTCGTCGGTCGAACGGTTGCAGGTGCGGTTGATCGGCGCCGACCGGCACCGCTACCTCGTCACCTGCAACGGCCACCCCATCCCGATGCTGGCCACCGACAACCCCGACATCCAGGTCGGCGGGGTGCGGTACCGCGCCTGGCAGCCGCCCAGTGCACTTCACCCGACGATCACCGTCGACGGGCCGCTGCGCTTCGAACTCGTCGACACCGCCGGTGGCGTGTCCCGCGGTGGTTGCACCTACCACGTCGCCCATCCCGGCGGCCGGTCCTACGACACCCCGCCCGTCAACGCGGTCGAAGCCGAATCGCGGCGCGGACGCCGCTTCGAGGCCACCGGATTCACCCCCGGACGCATCGACCTGTCCGACCTCCGGGAGAAGCAGGCCAGGCAGTCCACCGACCTGGGCGCGCCGGGCATCCTCGATCTGCGTCGGGTGCGTACCGTTCTGCGGTGA